ATGTCGGCCGGCGAATAGCGCGCCCTCACCCCGAAATCGGCCTCGATGCCGGCGCGCTCGTTTTCGATCGCAGCGGGCTCGCCGAAGCCGTTGATGACGATATTGGCGCCCTCGGCTGCATAGGCGCGGGCGATCGCGAGCCCGATGCCTGAGGTCGAGCCGGTGACGACGGCAGTCTTGCCCTTGAGCATGCTCTGATCTCCCAGCCGCGAGGACACGACGCGATGCTTCGTCGCAAGGTCCATGCCGCTGAGGTGGAAGAGCAAGCTGACGGGGCGATGAAGCTTGTCTGACGGGGACGTGACACCGATATCCAACCCTGCCCGCGTCACATGCCTGTCACCGCCCACCCCTCAGACATGGGTGAAATCCAGCTCTCCCCAAAGACCGAGCGAACGGAAACCGCGCCATGAACGCCCCTTTTGCGCCGTCCCCGTCCTCCTCCGAGCGCCATCTCGGCTGGCGCCCGGAGCGTTGCGACCGCGTCGCGCTCGTGCTCCAGGGCGGGGGAGCGCTAGGCGCCTACCAGGCCGGGGTTTACCAGGCGCTGCACGAGGCCGATATCGCCCCGGACTGGGTCTCGGGCGTCTCGATCGGTGCGATCAATGCCGCGCTGATCGCCGGCAATCCGCGCGATCGCCGACTCGAGCGGCTGGAGACCTTCTGGAACCGCATCACCGACCGCAAGGTCTGGTGGTTCACGCCCGAGGGCGACGTCTTTCGCCCGGCCCGCAATGCGACCTCGTCCTTCATGACCACGGTGCTCGGGCAGCCCGGCTTCTTCGAGCCGCGTCGCACCAGCGCCTGGCTCGCACCGGCCGGCGCCACTGACGCGACCAGCTTCTACGACACCTCGCCCTTGCGCGAGACCCTGCTGGAGCTGGTCGACTTCGACCTGATCAACGCGAAGCGCACGCATTTCTCCGTCGGCACCGTCAACGCGCTCTCGGGCAATTTTGTCTATTTCGACAACACGATGGAAGAGATCACGCCCGAGCACGTCATGGCCTCGGGCGCCCTGCCGCCGGCCTTCCCGACCGTGCAGATCGGCACCGAGCACTATTGGGATGGCGGCATCGTCTCAAACACGCCGCTGTCGCATCTGCTCGCCCAGGAGGACACGCTGAACTCGTTGATCTTCCAGGTCGATCTGTTCTCGTCGCGTGGCCCGATCCCGCGCACGATGCAGGACGTAATGGGCCGCCACAAGGACATCATGTACTCCTCGCGCACCCGCATGGTCACCGACCTCTTCCAGACGCTGCAAGGCTGGAAGAAGAAGACCCATGAAGCCCTGACCCATATCCCCGAGGACGCCCTGAGCGAGGAGGACCGCAAGCTCCGCGACGAACTCGCCTTGATCCCCGAGCACACCATCCTGCAATTGATCTACCAGCAGAAAACCTATGAGAGCCACGCCAAGGACCACGAGTTCTCGCGCACCTCGATGAAGGATCACTGGCATTCCGGCTATGAGGACACCAAGCAGACGCTGACCCGCAAGGACTGGCTGACGATCCCGCCGGACGGAGCCGGCATCGTCACCCACGACGTCCACCGCGATTTCGAGCGGCGCTGAGCCACAGCCCCGTCAGCGTTCCTGCGGCGGCACGTTGCGCAGCAGTTCGGTGCGCTCGCGCCGCTGCTGCTCCGTCCACTGCGAGTGATGGCGTTCGGTCGCGGCCGGCCGATTGGCGAGCCCGAGCCCGAGCCCGCCCCAATCGCCGACCGGGCGGACCGGCCGCTGCACGAAGCCGCCGCCGCAGCTCGGGCAGACATTTTCGAGCGTCTTCTCGGCGCACTCCGCGCAGTAAGTGCACTCATAGCTGCAGATGCGCGCCTCCAGCGAGGCTGGCGGCAGGTCGCAGTCGCAGAGTTCGCAGTTCGGCCGAAGTTGCAGCATGGCGTCGTTCCTCTCCTAACGGGGAATGGATGCCATGATCAGGCGATGTCATAAATGACAAGATGACCTCGTTTCCTGCCATGGCTGCCACGACGCCGATCCGCCTCGTGATCGTGCTGTTCCCGCGCACCAAGTTGCTCGACGTCACCGGGCCGCTGCAGGTTTTCAACGACGCGAAGCGCGCCGATGGCAGCGCTGTCTACGAGATCACCCTTGCCTCGGAGAATGGCGGCCCGGTCGAGACCGATGCCGGCGTGCCGCTGCCGAGTGTTTCACTGGCCGAAGCCGCAGCACAGCCGATCGATACGCTACTGGTCTCAGGTGGCCGCTCGGCGCTGGACGCGGCCGGCTCGGCCGCACTGCTCGCCTTCCTGCGCGATCAAAGCGGCAAGACGCGCCGGCTCGGCTCGATCTGCCTGGGCGCCTTCATCCTGGCTGCCGCCGGCCTGCTCGATGGCGGCGAGGCGACGACACATTGGCAATATGCCGAGCGGCTCGGCGCGGCCCACCCGGCGACCACTGTCCGGCCGGACGCGATCTTCGTCAGCAATGGCCGGATCTGGACCTCGGCGGGCGTCTCAACCGGCATCGACATGGCGCTCGCCATGGTCGAGGAGGACCTGGGACGCAAGGCGGCGCTCAATCTGGCGCGCGACCTCGTGCTCTACCTCAAGCGCCCGGGCGGCCAGTCGCAGTTCAGCGGCGAATTGCAGCGCCAGTCACGCGATGCGTCGGGCCGGTTCGAACGCCTGCACGCTCATATGCGCGAGCACGCTGCCGGCGACCTCTCCGTGCCGGAACTCGCCCGCATCATGGCGATGAGCCCGCGCCATTTCGCCCGGATCTATACGCAGGAGACCGGTATGAGCCCGGCCAAGGCCGTCGAGGCGGTCCGGCTCGATCTCGCCCGCGACCTGCTCGAAGAAACGGATATCGGCATCCAGCAGATCGCCATCCGTACCGGCTTCGGCGACGACGAGCGCCTGCGCCGCGCCTTCCTGCGCCGCTATGGCGTCGCGCCGGGCGAGTATCGGATGCGATTCGGAAACGGAGGGGCCGGCTAGCTCCGCCCCAGCTCCACCGGCACCGAATAGGAGCGCTTCACCCGCCCGAGCGCAAAACTCGATTCGATCGAGGCGACATTGTCGAGCCTTGTCAGCTTGTCCTTGAGGAAGCGCTCATAGGCGGCAAGGTCGCTGACGATGATGCGCAGGAGATAGTCGCGCTGCCCGGTCATCAGATAGCAGTCGGCGACCTCGGGCCAGCGCGAGACGGCCGCAGCGAAGCGGTCGAGTTCCTCCTCACGCTGGCGCTCCAGCTTGATCGAGGCGAAGACCGAGACCGGCAGGCCGAGCTTCTCCTGGTTCACGATGGCGACATAGCCCTCGATGATCCCGGCTTCCTCCAGCAGGCGCACGCGCCTGGCACAGGGACTCGGCGAAAGCCCGACTTTCCCCGCCAGCTCCTGCACGCTGATCCGCCCGTCCGCCTGCAGCGCTTGGACGATGCGGCGATCGATCTCGTCAAGTTTGAATTCTGGCATTTTCCCTCGCCTTACACTGCGAACTTAGCGGAAGCCGCCAAAAGCGGAAGTGCAGGCAATGATTGTGACATTCCCGTCACGGTTGCAATTTTGCTGCGTTTTCAGCGTTGGCGAGCGCTGGCTTGCGAGCCCGACTCAGGTCTAGTCGGGCTCCCTCCTCTCGGATTCCGACATGCTCAACCGCCTGTTTTCGCTCTGCCTTCTCGCGGCCGCGCTCGCGGGCTGCGCCACCGTTCCCAATCCGCTCTCGCCGCAACAGGTCGAGACACTGCGCCTGACGACAGTGACCGTCGAGATCACCCCGGCGACGACCCTGTGGTGGGGCGATGGCGACCGGGCCTATGCCCGCAGCAAGGGCCTGCCGGAACAGAATTCGGAAGAGCTGTCGAAGACGCCGGAAGCCCGCGCTTTCATCGCCAAGGCCGCCTCGGACAAGATCTCCGGCGCTCTCGAACACGAGCTCAGGCCTGTGCTCGTCGGTCAGCGACCGGTCAAGGTCGTGGTGGCGCTGCGCGAGCTCCGCCTGACCTCGATCATTCAGCGCATCCTCGTCGGAGGCCCGCATGAGATGACTGCGGGCGTTATGATCATCGACGCCAAGACCGGCGTGCCGATCCTGTCCCACCCAGGGCAGCGGTCGATCGCGCGCGCCGGCGAGGGCATAGGCGGCACGCTCGTCGATGCTGCCTTCCTGGCAGCGCCGATCGATCGGTTGACGGGCAATTTTGCCGAGGACTACAGGAATTGGCTCCTGCCGCAGCAGCCACCCTAATAGGAACTGCCGGCAATCTTGGTGGTTTCCGCCAAATCCGGCAACGTTGGAGCTGATCTTTAGCTGCTTTCACCACGCGAACCATGCATGATGACCTGCGCTGGAGGCCATCATGTCCGATCCCCGTCTACCCATCCTCGCCGAGCTCGAGAAGAAGATCCTCTGGTTGGCCTCGTGGACGATCCACAACGCCAATCACATCCGTGCCAATGAGGACGGGATGAAGGTCGGCGGCCACCAGGCCTCCTCGGCCTCCCTCGCCACCATCATGACCGCGCTCTATATGGCCGCGCTGAAGCCGCAGGACCGGGTCGCGGTGAAGCCGCACGCCTCGCCGGTCTTCCACGCCATCAACTATCTGATGGGACTGCAGACGCAGGAGAAGCTTGAGAACTTCCGCGGCTACAAGGGCGCGCAGAGCTATCCCTCGCGCACCAAGGACATCGACGACGTCGATTTCTCGACCGGCTCGGTCGGCCTCGGCGTGGCGCAGACGCTCTTCTCCTCGCTGGTCCAGGACTATGTGAAGGCCCATGGCTGGGCCAAGGACGCGCCGGAAGGGCGCATGGTCGCGCTGATCGGCGATGCCGAGCTCGACGAGGGCAACATCTTCGAGGCCCTGATGGAGGGCTGGAAGCACGGCCTGCGCAACACCTGGTGGGTGATCGACTATAATCGCCAGTCGCTCGACGCTGTCATCCGCGAGGGCCTCTACGACCGCTTCGAGCAAATGTTCAAGAATTTCGGCTGGGATGTCGTGACGCTGAAATACGGCTCGCTGCAGCAGGCCGCCTTCAAGGAAAAGGGCGGCGAGCGGCTGAAGGCCTGGATCGATTCCTGCCCGAACCAGCTCTACTCGGCCCTGACCTTCCAGGGCGGCGCAGCCTGGCGCAAGCGGCTGATGGACGATCTCGGGGATCAGGGCCCGGTGACCAAGCTGATCGAGAAGCGTTCCGATGCCGAACTCTCGGCGCTGATGTGCAATCTCGGCGGGCACGACCTGCCCTCGATCCTCGAAGCCTTCGAGGCTATCGACCACGACCGGCCGGTCTGTTTCCTGGCCTACACGGTCAAGGGCTTCGGTCTGCCGTTGGCCGGGCACAAGGACAACCATTCCGGGTTGATGACCAAGGAGCAGATGGAGGGCTTCAAGACCGCCAACAAGGTCCGCCCCGGCCATGAATGGGATCTGTTCGAAGGGCTGACGCTGCCGGAGAAGGAGATCCGCGCCTTCCTCGACAAGGTGCCCTTCTTCGCCAAGGGCCGCCGGCGCCATTCGTCGCCCGCCTTGCCTGTCCCGGCCAAGCTGGAAGCCGGCATCCAGGCGGTGACGTCCACCCAGATGGGCTTCGGCAAGGTGCTCGACGAGTTGGCCAAGCTCGGCGGGCCGCTCGCCGACCGCATCGTCACCACCGCGCCCGACGTCACCGTCTCGACCAATCTCGGCCCCTGGGTCAACCGGCGCGGCCTGTTCGCACGGGCCTCGATGGCCGACACCTTCAAGGACGAGCGCATCCCCTCGATGCAGAAATGGGAGTTCTCTCCCAAGGGCCAGCATATCGAGCTCGGCATCGCCGAGATGAACCTGTTCATCAACCTCTCGGCGCTTGGGCTGTCACACTCGATCTTCGGCGAGCGATTGATCCCAATCGGCACGCTCTACGATCCCTTCATCTCGCGCGGCTTAGACGCGCTGAACTATGCCTGCTACCAGGACGCGCGCTTCATGGTCGTCGCGACGCCCGCCGGCGTCACGCTCGCGCCCGAGGGCGGCGCGCACCAGTCGATCGCGACGCCCCTGATCGGCATGAGCCAGGACGGTCTCTGCGCCTTCGAGCCCGCCTTCGTCGACGAGCTTGCAGTGATGATGCGCTGGTCGTTCGAGTACCTGCAGAAGGATGGCGAGGGCGACCCGGACGAGCGCACCTGGCTGCGCGACGAGACCGGCGGCTCGGTCTACTTGCGGCTCTCGACCCGCCAGGTCGAGCAACCCAAGCGCGCCATGACGCCGGAGCTGGAGCGCGACATCATCGACGGCGCCTATTGGCTACGCAAGCCCGGCCCGAACGCCTCGGTCGTCATCGCCTATACCGGCGCCGTCGCACCCGAAGCGATCGAGGCCGTCGGCCTGCTCGGCGAGGACCGCCGCGACGTCGGCCTGCTCGCCATCACCTCGGCCGACCGGCTCAATGCCGGCTGGCAGGCGGCTGAGCGGGCGCGCCAGCGCGGCAACCAGGCCGCCACCAGCCATGTCGAGCGCCTGCTCGGCGAGCTCTCGCGCGATTGCGGCATCGTCTCGGTGCTGGACGGCCATCCGGCGACGCTGGCCTGGCTCGGCAGCGTCCATGGCCACAGACAAAAGGCGCTCGGAGTCGAGCATTTCGGCCAGACCGGCACGGTCGCCGACCTCTACCGCCATTTCGGCATCGACGCGAACGCGATCGTGCACGCGGCAAACGCCGCGGCGCCGGGCCGGCCGGTAAGATACCTGAAGTCGCTGCCGTAAGGCAGGCCGTCATGCTCGGGCTTGACCCGAGCATCTCGGAAACCAGCTCTCACTGGTCACGAGATTCTCGGGTCTGCGCTTCGCTCCGCCCGGGAATGACGCTCTTTCACGCCTCGCCGGCGTAGCGATTGCGCAGATAGTCTTCGAGATCGGCCTCGCGGCGTGGCGAGAGCAGGAACCTCCGCCATGCCGCGGTCTCGTGCGAAACCGCGGTCATCTCCCAGATGCAGAACGTCCCGCGATGGGCATGAGGCGCGTCGAAGGGCGCAAACGCCGCCATGCCCTCATCGATGAACTGCACGGTTTCCCAGAGCTCGTTAGTGCCGCGCCAG
This sequence is a window from Bosea vestrisii. Protein-coding genes within it:
- a CDS encoding patatin-like phospholipase family protein codes for the protein MNAPFAPSPSSSERHLGWRPERCDRVALVLQGGGALGAYQAGVYQALHEADIAPDWVSGVSIGAINAALIAGNPRDRRLERLETFWNRITDRKVWWFTPEGDVFRPARNATSSFMTTVLGQPGFFEPRRTSAWLAPAGATDATSFYDTSPLRETLLELVDFDLINAKRTHFSVGTVNALSGNFVYFDNTMEEITPEHVMASGALPPAFPTVQIGTEHYWDGGIVSNTPLSHLLAQEDTLNSLIFQVDLFSSRGPIPRTMQDVMGRHKDIMYSSRTRMVTDLFQTLQGWKKKTHEALTHIPEDALSEEDRKLRDELALIPEHTILQLIYQQKTYESHAKDHEFSRTSMKDHWHSGYEDTKQTLTRKDWLTIPPDGAGIVTHDVHRDFERR
- a CDS encoding DUF1272 domain-containing protein — encoded protein: MLQLRPNCELCDCDLPPASLEARICSYECTYCAECAEKTLENVCPSCGGGFVQRPVRPVGDWGGLGLGLANRPAATERHHSQWTEQQRRERTELLRNVPPQER
- a CDS encoding GlxA family transcriptional regulator encodes the protein MTSFPAMAATTPIRLVIVLFPRTKLLDVTGPLQVFNDAKRADGSAVYEITLASENGGPVETDAGVPLPSVSLAEAAAQPIDTLLVSGGRSALDAAGSAALLAFLRDQSGKTRRLGSICLGAFILAAAGLLDGGEATTHWQYAERLGAAHPATTVRPDAIFVSNGRIWTSAGVSTGIDMALAMVEEDLGRKAALNLARDLVLYLKRPGGQSQFSGELQRQSRDASGRFERLHAHMREHAAGDLSVPELARIMAMSPRHFARIYTQETGMSPAKAVEAVRLDLARDLLEETDIGIQQIAIRTGFGDDERLRRAFLRRYGVAPGEYRMRFGNGGAG
- a CDS encoding Lrp/AsnC family transcriptional regulator; the protein is MPEFKLDEIDRRIVQALQADGRISVQELAGKVGLSPSPCARRVRLLEEAGIIEGYVAIVNQEKLGLPVSVFASIKLERQREEELDRFAAAVSRWPEVADCYLMTGQRDYLLRIIVSDLAAYERFLKDKLTRLDNVASIESSFALGRVKRSYSVPVELGRS
- a CDS encoding transketolase-like TK C-terminal-containing protein; its protein translation is MSDPRLPILAELEKKILWLASWTIHNANHIRANEDGMKVGGHQASSASLATIMTALYMAALKPQDRVAVKPHASPVFHAINYLMGLQTQEKLENFRGYKGAQSYPSRTKDIDDVDFSTGSVGLGVAQTLFSSLVQDYVKAHGWAKDAPEGRMVALIGDAELDEGNIFEALMEGWKHGLRNTWWVIDYNRQSLDAVIREGLYDRFEQMFKNFGWDVVTLKYGSLQQAAFKEKGGERLKAWIDSCPNQLYSALTFQGGAAWRKRLMDDLGDQGPVTKLIEKRSDAELSALMCNLGGHDLPSILEAFEAIDHDRPVCFLAYTVKGFGLPLAGHKDNHSGLMTKEQMEGFKTANKVRPGHEWDLFEGLTLPEKEIRAFLDKVPFFAKGRRRHSSPALPVPAKLEAGIQAVTSTQMGFGKVLDELAKLGGPLADRIVTTAPDVTVSTNLGPWVNRRGLFARASMADTFKDERIPSMQKWEFSPKGQHIELGIAEMNLFINLSALGLSHSIFGERLIPIGTLYDPFISRGLDALNYACYQDARFMVVATPAGVTLAPEGGAHQSIATPLIGMSQDGLCAFEPAFVDELAVMMRWSFEYLQKDGEGDPDERTWLRDETGGSVYLRLSTRQVEQPKRAMTPELERDIIDGAYWLRKPGPNASVVIAYTGAVAPEAIEAVGLLGEDRRDVGLLAITSADRLNAGWQAAERARQRGNQAATSHVERLLGELSRDCGIVSVLDGHPATLAWLGSVHGHRQKALGVEHFGQTGTVADLYRHFGIDANAIVHAANAAAPGRPVRYLKSLP